CCCTTGCACGCAGCTAGTATTGTAGGGCTACGCCCGTATATGAAGAACCACCGGCCGGTGGGTCACTTTTTTGTTTTTTTTAACAACGCTTTTTGTTATTCGGGAGAACCTTCTGCTGATGATTTTTAATAGATTGGTTCTTGTAAGGCTAGGAGGTTTTTATGAAAAAACAAGATTCTTTATTGGTCCTTTCCGCTACATTGCTTGCCGCATTTTCTCTTGTTGGCTGTGGCGATGAAAAGTCTGCAGATCCCAACGATAACGAAGGCAAGGACGTGATTGCAAATAGCTTTGATGAACTGCCTGTGTGTAGCGCGTCCCGTGAATGCTCTGTGGGATATGTAAAAGGTGAGAAGATGGAGTACACTTGTGTCGATCGCAAGTGGTTAAATGAACAGGAACTTATGGTTTCCGGTAGCTGTCAGAAACGTCCAGAAAATGGTGAAGACGAAGCTGAGAATCCGGTATTTACTGCTGAAGATTATCTGAATTCTGAAATTGAATATGGAACCATGATTGATCCTCGCGATAGCAGTGTCTATAAAACGGTGAAGATTGGTGACAAGGTTTGGATGGCACAGAATTTGGGGTATGGGGATGATTCCATTCGAGCTTATGGCAACGCAACAAATTTTGATTCCTTAAATGGCCATAATTATTATGCAAATGAAGCTCAACTCGTTTGTCCAGAAGGTTGGCATTTGCCTCGGTATAATGAGTTTGTAGAATTGATTTCCTTTGTGGATTCAACGTTTGTCGGAACGGACAACGAAGATTCTGTGGCTGTATCTAAAATCGGTGGGAAGGCGTTGAAGTCTCCCCTTGGCTGGACATTGAATGGTGGCAGTAATGAATCTGGTTTTTCAGCAGTCGGATCTGGTTACGTTACCAAGGATTCGAAGTATGGCATGGTTGTTGTATCTACTCTAGGCGAATCTGCTTGCTTCTGGTCTTCTTCTGGATATAGCGAAGAATCTTGGTCTTATGGAACGCTTTCTGGAACGAATTACAACATGTTCGCCCTTTGCCTGACGAAGGATGATGACTCGGTTAGTTTGAAAAAACGCAATGAGGCTTTGTCTGTTCGTTGTGTAAAGGATGAATGATAATTTTGATGAACTCCCGGCGTAATGTCGGGAGTTTTTCTTTTATGGGCGAACAGGATTTTTTCTAAATTTGCGCCCATGGAATTTAAGCGTTTTGAAGCTTTGATCGAGAAGTTTCCCCAGGTGCAGATTTTTAGCACCGATGGCGAGGATCTCGACAGAGTCATTACTCATTTCTTGAATCAGCAGACGGACGTCTCCACAATGTCGGAGGCGATGCAGCGTCGTATCCAACGTGCATTGGCTCCGTTCTGGCAGCAGCGTTTTGTGAGCCTTTATGATACCGAGGCTCCGCTGGTGAAGAACTTGCTTTTGGACAAGAAGTTCTTTTTGCAGACAGATCGCTATATCGAAGATATGGCGTGGGCTGAAACGGATACTACCAAACTCGATGAAGCTTTGAAGATTGCGGACCTGGCTATGGGCATTTTGGACCGTAAGTTGCTGAGTCTTTCCAACGGAGAATTACGCCGAGTTCTTTTGGCACGTATGTGGATGGAAAAGCCCCAGTGGGTTTACTTTAACGATTTGTTTGGCGGTCTTGACCCGGAATACCGCGCCCACTTGGCGGGCTGTGTTGCTGACCTTGCTCGTAGTCGCGGCTCTGAATTGAAGATTGCTGTGCGCTTGGCCCGTGAAGATGAATTGCTTCCGGAAATTCCGGCCTTCGTTTACGAGAACAAGACCTTTGTGGAATACCAGGGTGAATTGCCCAAGTCTGCTTCCGCACCGAAGTACAAGAAGGCGGAACTGAAGGATTACCAGGTTGTAGACTTGAAGACTGGTGTTGCCCACGATGCTGCCGAATTTTATCAGAACTCGATTGCGGTTGATGGTGCCCAGGGCGCTGATGAAAAATCTCAAGTTTTGTTTGATTTGAAAAACGTGAATGTCCGCTTCAGTGACACTGACGTTATCAAGAACTTGAGCTTGTGCATTCGCAAGGGCGAACACTGGACTATCATGGGCGAGAATGGTGCCGGCAAGAGTACCTTGCTGGGATTGCTCACTGCAGACCATCCGCAGATCTACAAGAACGAAATGGTCCTTTTGGGCGAACGTCCGGGCCATGGTTTGAACGTCTGGGAGCATAAGGAAAAGTTTGGTTTCTTCTCTCCGGAACTTGCCTTGCAGTACCGCGAAGACTTGACTCTTCTGGAAGTCCTTTGCACGGGTTTTACTACCCAGCTTTGCAAGGTGGAGTATCCTTCCTGGGCTCAGAAGCAGAAGGCCCGCGAAATGCTTGCCTACCTGGGCTTCGAAGATGTGGATCAGAACATCCGCACTTTGTCTCCCATCGATAAGCGCTTGGTGCTCATGGCTCGCGCCGCGATGCGCCCGCCTGAAGTGCTTTTGCTGGACGAACCTTCCCAGGGTTTGAAGGGTGAATACCGCGAAAAGCTGTTCCACTTGCTCCAGCTTCTTTCCAAAGAAACTACATTGATTCTGGTTAGCCATTACGAAGAAGAATGGCCGCCTTGCATGACCCATTTATTGAGAATGCCCAAGTTTTCACTTAACTAGGCTCCAGGTTCGAGGCCCGAGGCTTGAAAAAATATGACGTTAAATGAACAGACTATATTAAAGGCTCTTTGTGCGGTGCAGGATCCGGACCTCCACAAGAATATTGTGGAACTGGACTTTGTGCAGAACTTGAAAATTGAAGGCACGAAGGTTTCCTTTGACCTTCGACTGACAACGCCGACTTGCCCGATTCGTGACCAGTTCAAGGATCAGTGCATCGCCATTGTAAAGAGCCTTGGCGCAACAGAAGTGAATGTGACTTTCACTGCCAAGGAAGGTGGTTCCGCTACAGGTAATTCTGCAGCACAGGCTCCCAAGAATTCCCACATCGGCGAAGTGGCCCATGTGGTGGCTGTGGCTAGCGGAAAGGGTGGCGTGGGTAAGTCCACAGTCACCGCAAACTTGGCCATGGCCCTAAGTTTGTCTGGGGCCCGCGTGGGTATCCTTGATGCTGATATTTACGG
Above is a genomic segment from Fibrobacter sp. containing:
- a CDS encoding ATP-binding cassette domain-containing protein, which encodes MEFKRFEALIEKFPQVQIFSTDGEDLDRVITHFLNQQTDVSTMSEAMQRRIQRALAPFWQQRFVSLYDTEAPLVKNLLLDKKFFLQTDRYIEDMAWAETDTTKLDEALKIADLAMGILDRKLLSLSNGELRRVLLARMWMEKPQWVYFNDLFGGLDPEYRAHLAGCVADLARSRGSELKIAVRLAREDELLPEIPAFVYENKTFVEYQGELPKSASAPKYKKAELKDYQVVDLKTGVAHDAAEFYQNSIAVDGAQGADEKSQVLFDLKNVNVRFSDTDVIKNLSLCIRKGEHWTIMGENGAGKSTLLGLLTADHPQIYKNEMVLLGERPGHGLNVWEHKEKFGFFSPELALQYREDLTLLEVLCTGFTTQLCKVEYPSWAQKQKAREMLAYLGFEDVDQNIRTLSPIDKRLVLMARAAMRPPEVLLLDEPSQGLKGEYREKLFHLLQLLSKETTLILVSHYEEEWPPCMTHLLRMPKFSLN